A single window of Ovis canadensis isolate MfBH-ARS-UI-01 breed Bighorn chromosome 17, ARS-UI_OviCan_v2, whole genome shotgun sequence DNA harbors:
- the MMAB gene encoding corrinoid adenosyltransferase MMAB, translated as MAVWGLGGRLGLRECLGARKLLCPRFQSRGPQGVEDGDRLQPSSKTPKVPKIYTKTGDKGFSSTFTGERRPKDDQVFEAVGTTDELSSAIGFAMELIAEKGHPFVEELQKIQCSLQDVGSALATPSSSAREAHLKHATFEVGPILELERWIDRYSRQLPPLTAFILPSGGKSSSALHFCRAVCRRAERRVVPLVQTGETDANVVKFLNRLSDYLFTLARYTAMKEGNPEKIYKKNDLSDRT; from the exons ATGGCTGTGTGGGGCCTGGGAGGTCGCCTTGGCTTGCGCGAGTGCCTTGGAGCCCGCAAGCTATTGTGTCCCCGTTTCCAGAGCCGTGGCCCCCAGGGCGTGGAAGACGGGGACAG GCTACAGCCTTCCTCGAAGACTCCCAAGGTCCCCAAGATCTACACCAAAACAGGAGACAAAG GGTTTTCTAGCACCTTCACTGGAGAAAGAAGACCCAAAGATGACCAGGTGTTTGAAGCCGTGGGAACTACAGATGAATTAAGTTCAGCCATCGG GTTTGCTATGGAATTAATTGCAGAAAAGGGCCACCCGTTTGTGGAAGAGCTTCAGAAA ATCCAGTGCTCCCTGCAGGACGTCGGCTCTGCCCTGGCGACTCCGAGCTCCTCAGCCAGGGAGGCTCACTTAA AGCATGCCACATTTGAGGTGGGGCCCATCCTGGAGCTGGAGAGGTGGATCGACAGATACTCTCGCCAGCTGCCCCCGCTCACCGCTTTCATCCTGCCT TCAGGAGGCAAGAGCAGCTCTGCACTGCACTTCTGTCGGGCCGTTTGTCGCCGAGCTGAGAGACG CGTGGTGCCTCTTGTCCAGACGGGTGAGACCGATGCAAACGTGGTCAAGTTCTTAAACAG ACTCAGCGACTATCTCTTCACATTAGCCAGATACACAGCCATGAAGGAAGGGAATCCAGAAAAGATATACAAGAAAAATGACCTGTCGGACCGCACCTGA